The Aquidulcibacter paucihalophilus genome has a window encoding:
- a CDS encoding ribonuclease E/G: protein MSKTMLIDAAHPEETRVAIVEGRQVEEFDFESRAKRQLRGNIYLAKVVRVEPSLQAAFVEYGGNRHGFLAFSEIHPDYYQIPVADREAIMAEAHSEDDDHDEHAREGDDESEGGMAEEERLKRRLMRRYKIQDVIKRRQVMLVQVVKDERGGKGAALTTWLSLAGRYCVLMPNTGKGGGISRKITQATDRKRLKAAAAALHVPQGMGLIIRTAGAKRTKAEIKRDYEYLLRLWETIRETTLKSNAPSVIYEEENLVRRAVRDMFDKDFDGIQVEGVEGFKEARDFMRVLMPSQSKKVHLYQGARPLFATNGIEEMLTQIHQPVVPLHSGGYLVINQTEALVAIDVNSGRSTKERNVEATATKTNMEAAVEAARQLRLRDLAGLIVIDFIDMDESKNNRAVEKALKDALAKDRARIQMGRISGFGLMEISRQRRRLGVIEGATEVCPHCQGAGRVRSAESAALMTLRAVDIEAGKNGAGSINLRLCTAVALYILNHKRDYLQRMLAQRGLNVVILIDDSLGQGEHAVERTETNEDFVPLERPEAFVDLDDDFDDSAYADEDDGDDEFIAGDDESDLDAEDSDDDQPRERTERTEGEGGRGRGRRRRGGRRDSADASTDDAAAVAAPAAGEDDDDSESGRRRRRGRRGGRRVREEGGERDGFNWVRGRTPSLEDPYVWFDPINPERNEAPAGAVAATSAADVDEVIGERPEGETGGERGPRSRRRRGRGRGRDRGSEQGLTHEVKVETRATNEGMPADGSPDTPMAVIVDDAAEAAPVALAEEPKRRRVRRKVSGSATSEVEPNEIESMAEPAVLDVTPAEAAAEVEPEPAPEPVPEPMPEPKVAAVAEPKPAPQPEVDVAALIAEDPNQIVAPPEKPKRGWWRR from the coding sequence ATGTCAAAGACCATGTTGATCGATGCCGCGCATCCCGAGGAGACCCGGGTCGCCATCGTCGAGGGCCGTCAGGTCGAGGAATTCGACTTTGAATCCCGCGCGAAGCGCCAGCTTCGCGGCAATATCTATCTCGCCAAGGTCGTTCGCGTAGAGCCCAGCCTGCAGGCTGCGTTCGTGGAATACGGCGGCAATCGCCACGGCTTCCTCGCCTTCAGCGAAATTCACCCCGACTACTACCAGATCCCCGTCGCCGACCGCGAAGCCATCATGGCCGAAGCGCATTCGGAGGACGACGATCACGACGAACACGCCCGCGAAGGCGACGACGAGTCCGAAGGCGGCATGGCCGAGGAAGAGCGCCTCAAGCGCCGCCTCATGCGCCGCTACAAGATCCAGGACGTTATCAAGCGCCGTCAGGTCATGCTGGTCCAGGTCGTCAAGGACGAGCGCGGCGGCAAGGGCGCGGCCCTGACCACCTGGCTGTCGCTGGCCGGCCGCTACTGCGTCCTCATGCCCAACACCGGCAAGGGTGGCGGCATCTCGCGCAAGATCACCCAGGCCACCGACCGCAAGCGCCTGAAGGCCGCCGCGGCGGCCCTGCATGTGCCCCAGGGCATGGGCCTGATCATCCGCACCGCCGGTGCCAAACGCACCAAGGCCGAGATCAAGCGCGACTACGAATATCTGCTGCGCCTGTGGGAAACGATCCGCGAAACAACGCTGAAGTCGAACGCCCCCTCCGTCATCTATGAGGAAGAGAACCTCGTCCGCCGCGCCGTGCGCGACATGTTCGACAAGGATTTCGACGGCATCCAGGTCGAGGGCGTCGAGGGCTTCAAGGAAGCGCGCGACTTCATGCGCGTCCTGATGCCCTCGCAATCGAAGAAGGTGCACCTGTACCAGGGTGCCCGTCCGCTGTTCGCGACCAACGGCATCGAGGAGATGCTGACCCAGATCCACCAGCCGGTCGTGCCGCTGCACTCGGGTGGCTATCTGGTCATCAACCAGACCGAAGCCCTGGTCGCCATCGACGTGAACTCGGGTCGCTCCACCAAGGAACGTAACGTCGAGGCCACCGCGACCAAGACCAATATGGAGGCCGCCGTCGAGGCTGCCCGCCAGCTGCGTCTGCGCGACCTCGCCGGCCTGATCGTCATCGACTTCATCGACATGGATGAGTCGAAGAACAACCGCGCCGTCGAAAAAGCCCTGAAGGACGCGCTGGCCAAGGATCGCGCCCGTATCCAGATGGGCCGCATCTCGGGCTTCGGCCTGATGGAAATCAGCCGCCAGCGCCGCCGTCTCGGCGTCATCGAGGGTGCCACCGAGGTCTGCCCGCACTGCCAGGGCGCCGGACGCGTCCGCTCGGCGGAAAGCGCCGCCCTGATGACCCTGCGCGCCGTCGACATCGAAGCCGGCAAGAACGGCGCGGGTTCGATCAACCTGCGCCTCTGCACCGCCGTCGCCCTCTACATCCTGAACCACAAGCGCGACTATCTGCAGCGCATGCTGGCCCAGCGCGGCCTGAACGTCGTCATCCTGATCGACGACAGCCTCGGCCAGGGCGAGCACGCCGTCGAACGCACCGAAACCAACGAGGACTTCGTCCCCCTCGAACGCCCCGAAGCCTTCGTCGACCTCGACGACGATTTCGACGACAGCGCCTATGCGGATGAAGACGACGGCGACGACGAATTCATCGCCGGAGACGACGAGTCCGACCTCGACGCCGAGGACTCCGACGACGACCAGCCGCGCGAGCGGACGGAACGCACCGAGGGCGAAGGCGGACGTGGCCGTGGACGCCGCCGTCGTGGCGGACGCCGTGATAGCGCAGACGCCTCGACCGACGACGCAGCCGCCGTCGCTGCGCCTGCAGCCGGCGAGGACGACGACGACAGCGAAAGCGGCCGTCGCCGTCGCCGGGGCCGCCGCGGCGGACGCCGGGTGCGTGAAGAAGGCGGCGAGCGGGACGGGTTCAACTGGGTGCGCGGCCGCACGCCGTCGCTCGAGGATCCCTATGTCTGGTTCGACCCGATCAATCCGGAACGGAACGAAGCCCCGGCCGGCGCCGTCGCCGCAACCAGCGCGGCGGATGTCGATGAAGTGATCGGCGAACGTCCCGAAGGCGAAACCGGCGGAGAGCGCGGTCCGCGCTCGCGTCGCCGCCGGGGACGTGGTCGCGGCCGGGATCGTGGCAGCGAGCAGGGCCTGACCCACGAGGTCAAGGTCGAGACCCGCGCCACCAACGAAGGCATGCCGGCGGACGGCTCGCCGGACACCCCGATGGCCGTGATCGTCGACGACGCAGCGGAGGCCGCTCCGGTCGCCCTCGCCGAGGAGCCCAAACGTCGCCGCGTGCGTCGCAAGGTCTCGGGCAGCGCGACGTCGGAGGTCGAACCCAACGAGATCGAGAGCATGGCCGAACCGGCCGTCCTTGACGTCACCCCCGCGGAAGCCGCCGCTGAGGTCGAGCCCGAACCCGCCCCCGAGCCCGTGCCTGAGCCCATGCCCGAGCCGAAGGTCGCCGCCGTGGCCGAGCCGAAGCCCGCACCCCAGCCTGAAGTCGACGTCGCCGCCCTGATCGCGGAAGACCCGAACCAGATCGTCGCACCGCCCGAGAAGCCGAAACGTGGATGGTGGCGCCGCTGA
- a CDS encoding TonB-dependent receptor — MSLKTTAAPCALLLAAAFAVPAHAQTPPTSQDVQTLDTVIVTGVRDPEDPPVVADARALLSRTPGSVAVVSSESYATRFAQGFSDSLRNVPGVLAQKRYGEESRLSIRGSGIAQGFHQRGVLFAQDGVPFADADGFSDFQGIDQLSARYIEVYKGANTLRFGGAQLGGAINMVTPTGRTAADDLVLQLEGGSFGFRRLHGEFAGERGDWDAFVGVTALETDGYRQQSDQSQGRLTASVGRRFGEDREIRLIAQAADIQQSVPGALNLTLALTTPRVAPANNILNDNARDQTLKRVTLQTRWRFDDSTLFEGAIWGWEKSLYHPIFQVVDQESETRGAFARIDWTGTVGGMRADAFYGLSYRDGQIDALRYVNVGGFRGALTANGFQEADGLDVFAEGRLFVSDRLALVAGGSFGRATRDYVDRRNALNNDGISYEWFSPRLGLLWESEDGAQVFANVTRSVEPPAYGALVQAPLVGFTPIDIQDAWTAEIGTRGRRGAFAWDFTVYRSQIDGEILNFIVGPDIPAATFNADRTIHQGIEAGLDWRLPVEIADGSLLLRQTYAFSDFHFVDDARWGDNTLPVVPEHQYRAELTCRHPSGLFVTPSVEWRLSDVWVDYANTLKAPSYALVGVNAGFKLGSGATVYLDARNLTDERYVGEFSAVTDARTASTSVFFPGEGRSAFVGVRLTY; from the coding sequence ATGTCTCTCAAGACCACCGCAGCGCCGTGCGCGCTGCTGCTCGCGGCCGCCTTCGCCGTCCCTGCCCATGCCCAGACACCGCCGACGTCTCAGGACGTCCAGACGCTGGACACCGTCATCGTCACCGGGGTTCGCGATCCCGAGGATCCGCCCGTCGTCGCCGACGCGCGGGCGCTGCTCAGCCGCACGCCGGGCTCGGTCGCCGTCGTCTCGTCCGAAAGCTATGCGACCCGCTTCGCCCAGGGCTTTTCCGACAGTCTCAGGAACGTCCCCGGCGTTCTGGCCCAGAAGCGGTATGGCGAGGAAAGCCGTCTCTCCATCCGCGGCTCGGGCATCGCCCAGGGTTTCCACCAGCGCGGCGTTCTGTTCGCCCAGGACGGCGTCCCCTTCGCTGACGCCGACGGCTTCTCCGACTTCCAGGGCATCGACCAGCTCAGCGCCCGCTACATCGAGGTCTACAAGGGCGCCAACACCCTGCGCTTCGGCGGGGCCCAGCTGGGCGGCGCGATCAACATGGTCACCCCGACCGGCCGCACCGCTGCGGACGATCTGGTGCTGCAGCTCGAAGGCGGCTCCTTCGGCTTCCGCCGCCTGCACGGCGAGTTCGCCGGCGAGCGCGGCGACTGGGACGCCTTCGTCGGCGTCACGGCGCTGGAAACCGACGGCTATCGCCAGCAGAGCGACCAGAGCCAGGGCCGGCTGACCGCCAGCGTCGGCCGCCGCTTCGGCGAGGACCGCGAGATCCGTCTGATCGCCCAGGCCGCGGACATCCAGCAGTCGGTGCCGGGGGCGCTGAACCTGACGCTCGCCCTGACGACGCCCCGCGTCGCGCCCGCCAACAACATCCTCAACGACAACGCCCGCGACCAGACCCTGAAGCGTGTCACCCTGCAGACGCGCTGGCGGTTCGATGACAGCACCCTGTTCGAGGGCGCGATCTGGGGCTGGGAGAAGTCGCTGTACCACCCGATCTTCCAGGTCGTGGATCAGGAGAGCGAGACCCGCGGCGCCTTCGCCCGGATCGACTGGACCGGAACGGTCGGTGGCATGCGCGCCGACGCCTTCTATGGTCTGAGCTATCGCGACGGCCAGATCGACGCCCTGCGGTACGTCAACGTCGGCGGCTTCCGCGGCGCCCTGACCGCCAACGGCTTCCAGGAAGCGGACGGGCTGGACGTCTTCGCCGAGGGCCGCCTCTTCGTCAGCGACCGTCTGGCCCTCGTCGCCGGGGGCTCGTTCGGCCGGGCCACCCGGGACTATGTCGACCGCCGGAACGCCCTGAACAATGACGGCATCAGCTACGAGTGGTTTTCGCCCCGGCTCGGCCTGTTGTGGGAGTCGGAAGACGGCGCCCAGGTCTTCGCCAATGTGACCCGTTCGGTCGAGCCTCCGGCCTATGGCGCGCTGGTCCAGGCGCCGCTGGTCGGGTTCACGCCGATCGACATCCAGGACGCATGGACCGCCGAGATCGGAACCCGCGGCCGTCGCGGCGCCTTCGCCTGGGACTTCACCGTCTATCGTAGCCAGATCGACGGCGAGATCCTCAACTTCATCGTCGGCCCCGACATCCCGGCCGCGACGTTCAACGCGGACAGGACCATTCACCAGGGGATCGAAGCCGGTCTGGACTGGCGGCTGCCCGTGGAAATCGCGGACGGCTCGCTGCTGCTGCGCCAGACCTATGCGTTCAGCGACTTCCATTTCGTCGATGACGCACGGTGGGGCGACAACACCCTGCCGGTCGTGCCCGAGCACCAGTACCGGGCCGAGCTGACCTGCCGGCATCCGTCCGGCCTGTTCGTCACGCCTTCGGTCGAGTGGCGCCTCTCGGATGTCTGGGTCGACTACGCCAACACGCTGAAGGCACCGTCCTATGCCTTGGTGGGTGTGAATGCGGGCTTCAAGCTCGGCTCCGGCGCGACGGTCTATCTCGACGCCCGCAACCTGACCGACGAGCGCTATGTCGGTGAGTTTTCGGCCGTCACCGACGCCCGCACCGCCTCAACCTCGGTCTTCTTCCCCGGCGAGGGCCGCTCGGCGTTCGTCGGCGTGCGCCTGACCTACTGA
- a CDS encoding prephenate dehydratase domain-containing protein, with the protein MEGVGRAGGGRCAYQGAPGAFSHEACVDLRPWDEAVAYDSFEAAIAALKAGEVGCALIPVENSTIGRVEPAATLVEGADLTVVSEVWRPIRLALMAPAGASLRTVKTAESHPVALRQCPASLAALGITAVEAFDTAGAARAVAEAGDPSRAAVAPVRAAEVYGLSILRNDIQDSEDNRTRFVLLSTKAA; encoded by the coding sequence ATGGAGGGCGTCGGCAGGGCCGGGGGCGGACGCTGCGCCTATCAGGGCGCGCCGGGGGCCTTCAGTCACGAAGCCTGTGTTGATCTGCGGCCCTGGGACGAGGCGGTCGCTTATGACTCCTTCGAGGCCGCCATTGCCGCGCTGAAAGCCGGCGAGGTCGGTTGTGCCCTGATCCCGGTCGAGAACTCCACCATCGGCCGGGTGGAGCCGGCGGCCACGCTGGTCGAAGGAGCGGACCTGACGGTTGTCTCCGAGGTCTGGCGGCCCATCCGTCTGGCGCTCATGGCTCCGGCCGGAGCGAGCCTGCGGACGGTGAAGACCGCCGAAAGCCATCCGGTGGCCCTGCGGCAGTGCCCGGCCTCGCTGGCCGCCCTCGGGATCACGGCGGTCGAGGCCTTTGACACCGCCGGGGCTGCCCGCGCGGTCGCGGAAGCGGGTGATCCCAGCCGTGCCGCCGTGGCCCCGGTGCGTGCCGCTGAAGTCTACGGATTGTCGATTTTGCGCAACGACATCCAGGATTCCGAGGACAACCGCACGCGTTTTGTCCTGTTAAGCACCAAAGCGGCTTGA
- a CDS encoding M48 family metalloprotease codes for MNWLSRTAFRATGVVAAMGLVLAAASPASAQNAIRDTEIEGIIHEWADPVLVAMGLEPTEVEILLINENDLNAFATRGRIMGVNTGLILKTRTANELLGVLAHEAGHIKNRHTLRDGAQGAGMQPMLMTMALGALAIAAGAPQAGAVLLGNSQYFGTLSALRYMTHQEGEADNTGARALENAGESGRGLVSFFENFRSQEVFSDARRFPYFRSHPLSSDRIENLRRFVAEQSNYDRTDSPERVAQHALILAKIHAFMDEPNQTLRDYPESDVSLPGRYARAIAWYRDGQTDKAVAAVDALLTEQPENPYFWELRGQILFEEGRPAEAIGAHQRSVELRPDAPLLRINLAHAMIETHDRALLDPAIGELKRATALESDNTMAWRLMSQAYAAQGKEGEARLASAEMYFAGGAEVQATQFALRARDMLEPGTAEWTRAMDIVFASGATQQDIDDVDRRNSRRDRGGVIPAS; via the coding sequence GTGAACTGGCTGTCCCGCACCGCCTTCCGTGCAACGGGCGTCGTCGCCGCCATGGGCCTTGTGCTGGCGGCGGCCTCGCCCGCCTCGGCCCAGAACGCGATCCGCGACACCGAGATCGAGGGCATCATTCACGAATGGGCCGACCCGGTTCTCGTCGCCATGGGCCTCGAGCCGACCGAGGTCGAGATCCTGCTGATCAACGAGAATGATCTGAACGCCTTCGCGACCCGCGGCCGGATCATGGGCGTCAACACCGGCCTGATCCTGAAGACCCGGACCGCCAACGAACTGCTCGGCGTGCTCGCTCACGAGGCCGGGCATATCAAGAACCGCCACACCCTGCGGGACGGGGCCCAGGGTGCCGGCATGCAGCCCATGCTGATGACCATGGCCCTCGGCGCGCTCGCCATCGCGGCCGGTGCCCCCCAGGCCGGCGCCGTGCTGCTGGGCAACAGCCAGTATTTCGGCACCCTCAGCGCCCTGCGCTACATGACCCACCAGGAAGGCGAAGCCGACAACACCGGTGCCCGCGCCCTGGAGAACGCCGGCGAGTCCGGCCGTGGCCTGGTCAGCTTCTTCGAGAATTTCCGCTCGCAGGAAGTCTTCTCCGACGCCCGGCGCTTCCCCTATTTCCGCAGCCACCCCCTCTCGTCCGACCGGATCGAGAACCTGCGGCGCTTTGTTGCCGAACAGTCCAACTACGACCGGACGGACAGCCCGGAACGGGTGGCCCAGCACGCCCTGATCCTGGCCAAGATCCACGCCTTCATGGACGAGCCGAACCAGACCCTGCGGGACTATCCGGAGAGCGACGTCTCCCTGCCCGGCCGCTACGCCCGCGCCATCGCCTGGTACCGCGACGGCCAGACGGACAAGGCCGTGGCTGCCGTCGACGCCCTTTTGACCGAGCAACCCGAGAACCCGTATTTCTGGGAGTTGAGGGGCCAGATCCTGTTTGAGGAAGGCCGGCCCGCCGAGGCGATCGGCGCGCACCAGCGCTCGGTCGAGCTTCGGCCTGACGCGCCCCTTCTACGCATCAATCTCGCCCACGCCATGATCGAGACCCACGACCGGGCCTTGCTGGATCCGGCGATCGGCGAGTTGAAGCGCGCCACGGCGCTCGAGAGCGACAACACCATGGCCTGGCGGCTGATGAGCCAGGCCTATGCCGCCCAGGGCAAGGAGGGCGAAGCGCGCCTGGCCTCCGCCGAGATGTATTTCGCCGGCGGTGCCGAGGTGCAGGCCACCCAGTTCGCCCTGCGCGCCCGCGACATGCTGGAGCCCGGCACGGCCGAATGGACCCGCGCCATGGACATCGTCTTCGCATCGGGCGCGACCCAGCAGGACATTGATGACGTCGACCGCCGCAACAGCCGTCGTGACCGCGGCGGCGTCATTCCCGCCAGCTGA
- a CDS encoding chorismate mutase, whose amino-acid sequence MSNSCTKPALQQVWPVATDISPEHMALAALRHEIDQIDDDLLALFERRLAIAARVGQAKDAPAGPHVKLRPDREQAVLARMLERARPDNHEAVGSLWRQIVGWGLARQGRIKVQVWSPVEPTRAFDGARLRFGAAADMRAVRDPQAALAWAAEGHGVAVLAVNADDAWWTGLRREWSMLSVFDGFGGDTPTALAVGRIDPAALPTGRRVIVDAGGDAGDGGGIRRLGLATHHGWTLSLTDAKLPVGGDEGCVGAIV is encoded by the coding sequence GTGTCCAATTCCTGTACCAAGCCCGCCCTCCAGCAAGTCTGGCCCGTCGCGACCGACATCTCGCCCGAGCATATGGCGCTCGCCGCCCTGCGCCACGAGATCGACCAGATCGATGACGACCTGCTGGCCCTGTTCGAACGCCGTCTGGCCATCGCCGCCCGCGTCGGCCAGGCCAAGGATGCCCCTGCCGGGCCCCATGTGAAGCTGCGGCCCGACCGCGAACAGGCCGTTCTGGCGCGGATGCTCGAGCGCGCCCGACCTGACAACCACGAGGCGGTCGGAAGCCTCTGGCGGCAGATCGTCGGCTGGGGCCTGGCCCGTCAGGGCCGGATCAAGGTCCAGGTCTGGTCGCCGGTGGAGCCGACCCGTGCGTTCGACGGCGCGCGCCTGCGCTTCGGCGCGGCGGCCGATATGCGCGCGGTCCGTGATCCGCAGGCGGCCCTCGCCTGGGCCGCCGAAGGTCACGGGGTCGCCGTGCTGGCGGTCAATGCCGATGACGCCTGGTGGACGGGTCTGCGTCGCGAATGGTCGATGCTGAGCGTCTTCGACGGGTTCGGGGGCGATACGCCCACGGCGCTGGCCGTCGGCCGGATCGATCCCGCGGCCCTGCCGACCGGACGGCGGGTCATTGTCGATGCGGGCGGCGACGCCGGTGACGGAGGCGGCATCCGCCGGCTGGGTCTCGCGACCCATCACGGCTGGACCCTGTCCCTGACCGACGCGAAACTGCCGGTTGGCGGCGACGAAGGCTGCGTCGGCGCGATCGTCTGA
- a CDS encoding thioredoxin domain-containing protein — MTETPETPRGGFLTGPRAGMAALAVSVIALVLAVAPYATGGDFDGRVRSYLLRNPEILQEVSLKLEEKAQQAQMAQTRVHAQEMTARVAANPSLLAIDARDPSFGPTDARVTVVEFFDFRCPGCKSTAPEVLQLMQAHPDVRFVFKDWPILDRGSDDTSHYAARAAQAAHRQGKYLPVFRALMAEPALTRAAVDRILAANGVALPSARTAMASPEIARHLADIQLSATSLGLQGTPTFFINGRAMASIQPADIDRAIRAAKAA; from the coding sequence ATGACCGAAACGCCCGAGACACCCCGCGGCGGCTTCCTGACGGGGCCGCGCGCCGGCATGGCCGCCCTGGCCGTGTCGGTCATCGCCCTCGTTCTGGCGGTTGCGCCCTATGCGACCGGCGGTGATTTCGACGGCCGGGTTCGTTCTTACCTGCTCAGGAACCCCGAGATCCTGCAGGAGGTCAGCCTCAAGCTGGAAGAGAAGGCCCAGCAGGCCCAGATGGCCCAGACGCGGGTGCATGCGCAGGAAATGACCGCCCGTGTCGCGGCCAATCCCTCCCTTCTCGCCATCGATGCGCGCGATCCCTCATTCGGGCCGACCGATGCGCGGGTGACGGTCGTCGAGTTCTTCGACTTCCGCTGCCCGGGTTGCAAATCGACCGCGCCCGAGGTGCTGCAACTGATGCAGGCGCACCCCGACGTCCGCTTCGTCTTCAAGGACTGGCCCATCCTGGACCGCGGAAGCGACGACACCTCGCACTACGCCGCCCGCGCGGCCCAGGCGGCGCATCGGCAAGGCAAATATCTGCCGGTCTTCCGCGCCCTGATGGCCGAGCCGGCCCTGACCCGTGCCGCCGTGGACCGCATCCTCGCCGCCAACGGCGTCGCCCTGCCCTCGGCGCGGACGGCGATGGCCAGCCCGGAAATCGCCCGCCACCTGGCGGATATCCAGCTCTCGGCGACCAGCCTTGGCCTTCAGGGCACGCCGACCTTCTTCATCAACGGTCGGGCGATGGCCAGCATCCAGCCGGCGGATATCGACCGCGCCATCCGGGCCGCCAAGGCGGCCTGA
- a CDS encoding N-acetylmuramoyl-L-alanine amidase has protein sequence MTAIAFVVICVVLLAAGRGLASGAMGEVLRVRFGGDAEHTRVVLDLDRTSRGEVVQAGDDGRVVVSLAGVAPASRGLTGAGTGLVRGWRVTGAGAASRVELDLATSAEIERRFLLPPGDGIAHFRYVIDLKATGRAPTPRPGRVPPAAPRSAQRPTERPLIFIDAGHGGRDPGAHGAESRESAVTLAAALALKQELERTGRYRVRLTRESDAYVALYRRVAIARQADADLFISLHADAGADPATRGASVYTLSEQGAGRAVREFTRGENWHRSLNLPGRDPSVDRILLDMTQRATQNRSAQLARTLLGELEGADHAMLRRSHRDAGLAVLLAPDVPAVLLEMGFITNPEDERMLNDSRARRRLMRAVADGIDRYFREPSGTMQMASTGGASGQP, from the coding sequence ATGACGGCGATTGCCTTCGTCGTGATTTGCGTCGTTCTGCTCGCGGCCGGCCGGGGCCTGGCCTCCGGGGCAATGGGCGAGGTGCTGCGCGTCCGTTTCGGCGGCGATGCTGAACACACCCGCGTGGTGCTCGATCTGGACCGGACATCGCGCGGCGAGGTGGTCCAGGCCGGCGACGACGGCCGGGTGGTTGTGTCGCTGGCGGGTGTCGCACCGGCCAGCCGCGGCCTGACCGGTGCCGGCACGGGGCTGGTGCGCGGTTGGCGGGTCACCGGCGCGGGTGCCGCCTCGCGCGTTGAGCTGGACCTGGCGACCAGCGCCGAGATCGAGCGCCGTTTCCTGCTGCCGCCCGGCGACGGCATCGCCCACTTCCGCTATGTGATCGACCTCAAGGCCACGGGCCGCGCGCCGACGCCGCGCCCGGGTCGCGTTCCGCCCGCCGCGCCCCGCAGCGCCCAGCGGCCGACCGAACGGCCCCTCATCTTCATCGACGCCGGCCACGGCGGTCGCGATCCGGGTGCCCACGGCGCTGAATCCCGCGAGAGCGCCGTCACCCTCGCCGCCGCCCTGGCGCTGAAGCAGGAGCTGGAGCGGACGGGCCGCTATCGTGTGCGCCTGACGCGGGAGAGCGACGCCTATGTCGCCCTGTACCGGCGCGTGGCCATCGCCCGTCAGGCCGATGCCGACCTCTTCATCAGCCTGCACGCCGACGCCGGCGCCGATCCGGCGACGCGCGGCGCATCGGTCTACACCCTGTCCGAACAGGGCGCGGGCCGTGCCGTGCGCGAGTTCACCCGCGGCGAGAACTGGCACCGCAGCCTGAACCTGCCGGGCCGCGACCCCTCGGTCGACCGGATCCTGCTGGATATGACCCAGCGCGCCACCCAGAACCGCTCGGCCCAGCTGGCCCGCACCCTGCTCGGCGAGCTGGAGGGGGCCGACCATGCCATGCTGCGCCGCAGCCACCGCGACGCCGGCCTGGCCGTGCTTCTGGCCCCCGACGTGCCGGCGGTCCTGCTGGAGATGGGTTTCATCACCAATCCCGAGGACGAGCGGATGCTGAACGACAGCCGCGCCCGCCGCCGCCTGATGCGCGCCGTGGCCGACGGCATCGACCGCTATTTCCGCGAGCCGTCGGGCACGATGCAGATGGCCTCGACCGGCGGAGCGTCCGGCCAGCCCTGA
- a CDS encoding DUF2946 family protein, translating to MSSRSPEHWSLMRSLAFLAATFAIVFGSLLPSAVAASAATGDPVVLCSGDQIMVVYDKDGSPRPSGPMDSLSCADCVLSALTTLPPPPPPMHPVAPPRIVVVLPDLLPAAIPPSGLRAGLPPPSTAPPTA from the coding sequence GTGTCGTCCCGTTCACCCGAGCACTGGTCGCTGATGCGGTCGCTGGCCTTCCTGGCCGCGACGTTCGCCATCGTGTTCGGCTCTCTGCTGCCCTCCGCGGTCGCAGCCTCGGCAGCGACCGGCGATCCGGTCGTGCTGTGTTCCGGCGACCAGATCATGGTCGTCTATGACAAGGACGGCTCACCGCGGCCTTCCGGGCCGATGGACAGCCTGAGCTGCGCCGACTGCGTCCTGTCGGCGCTGACGACCCTGCCGCCCCCGCCGCCGCCGATGCATCCCGTGGCCCCGCCGCGGATCGTGGTGGTGCTGCCCGACCTTCTGCCGGCCGCGATTCCGCCCAGTGGCCTGCGCGCCGGCCTCCCGCCGCCCTCGACGGCCCCCCCGACCGCCTGA